The Saccharomonospora cyanea NA-134 genome includes a region encoding these proteins:
- the bsaP gene encoding biotin synthase auxiliary protein BsaP: MNTTYCVHCGGLLSAPGHEACRTPRTALEPPRYCSECGRRMVVQVTPSGWSARCSRHGETSSMSSATTG; encoded by the coding sequence GTGAACACGACGTACTGCGTTCACTGCGGTGGGCTGCTCTCCGCACCGGGTCACGAGGCGTGCCGGACCCCGCGCACGGCCCTCGAACCGCCGCGCTACTGCTCCGAGTGCGGGCGACGCATGGTGGTGCAGGTGACGCCGAGCGGGTGGTCGGCGCGGTGCAGCAGGCACGGTGAAACCTCCTCCATGAGTTCGGCGACGACCGGATAG